GAGGATGCGATAATGACGAGTAAGAAACGACGCCAGCGCGGGTCGCGCACGCACGGCGGCGGCACTCACAAGAACCGGCGTGGTGCCGGACACCGTGGTGGCCGTGGCCGCGCCGGCCGCGACAAGCACGAGTTCCACAACTACGAACCGCTCGGGAAACACGGCTTCACGCGTCCGGACAAAGTCCAGGACGACGTCGCCGAGATCAGCGTGCAGGAACTCGACGAGAACGCGGTGCTCTACGTCGAGGACGGGTCGGCCGAGGAGACGGACTTCGGCTTCCGCATCGACGCGCGTGACGTCGTCGAGGACGGCCACGAGGTCGACGTCGTGAAAGTCCTCGGTGACGGTCAGGTGCGCAATCAGCTCGAAGTGACGGCGGACGCGTTCAGCGCGTCGGCGGTCGAGCTCATCGAGGAAGAGGGCGGCGACGCCGTGCTCTCCGAGCGCGCTGAGACTGCAGACGAGAACGAGAGCGAAGAGAGCGAGAACTGAGATGAGCTGGAAGGAGACGGCTGGCCCGGTCCTCACCCGCATGCCGACAGTGCGTCGGCCGGACGGTCACGTGCCGTTCAAGCGGAAGCTCATGTGGACCGGGATCGTTCTCCTGCTGTATTTCTTCCTGACGAACGTCTTCCTCTGGGGCCTCCAGGGCGACGGGAGCGACCTGTTCGGACAGTTCCGAGCGCTCCTCGCCGGCGGTCAGGGGACGGTCCTCCAGCTCGGTATCGGACCAATCGTCACGGCGAGCATCGTCCTGCAGCTTCTGGGCGGTGCGAACCTCCTCGGTTTGGACACGAACGACCCCCGTGACCAGCAGATCTACCAGGGCCTCCAGAAGTTCCTGGTGCTCGTGATGATCTGCCTGACGGGGATTCCGATGGTGTTCCTCGGGAACTTCCTCCCGGCGAGCCCGCAGCTCGCGAGCAGCCTCGGCATCGGGATCTTCGGCGTACAGGTCATCCTGTTCGCGCAGATCTTCGTCGGCGGCGTGCTCATCCTCCTCTTGGACGAAATCGTCTCCAAGTGGGGTGTCGGGTCCGGTATCGGCCTGTTCATCATCGCCGGTGTCAGCCAGAGCCTCATGGGCGGGCTGTTCTACTGGGGCGGTGAGAGCGGGTCGATGGGCGTGATTCCGTTCTGGATCAACGTCATCCTCGGGAACGTGCAGGACGTGCCGGCGCTCTTCTCCGGCCAGGGGATTAA
This sequence is a window from Halocalculus aciditolerans. Protein-coding genes within it:
- a CDS encoding uL15m family ribosomal protein, coding for MTSKKRRQRGSRTHGGGTHKNRRGAGHRGGRGRAGRDKHEFHNYEPLGKHGFTRPDKVQDDVAEISVQELDENAVLYVEDGSAEETDFGFRIDARDVVEDGHEVDVVKVLGDGQVRNQLEVTADAFSASAVELIEEEGGDAVLSERAETADENESEESEN